The following proteins are encoded in a genomic region of Alphaproteobacteria bacterium:
- a CDS encoding replicative DNA helicase → MSENRNIIPASFRPPVAGSGFDNLRRPPNNLEVEQALLGAILMNNAAYEKVGEMLRPEHFYDPAHSRIYAAVETLISRGQIADPRTLRGMFDNDPALTAVGGGNYLADLVTSVVTIINAENYAQLIYELYLRRQLIGLGEDVVNNAYDQNVEQRASDQIESAEQKLFQLSQTGEAKRSYVDLNTSLSSSIRQAEIAFRRDSHITGVTTGLRDLDYKLAGLHKSDLIILAGRPAMGKTALATNIGIAAAKAMRESGGKDGAGVAFFSLEMSSEQVAMRLLAEHTGIPSNEIRAGRFQADDFTKFMEASQRLSNMSFYIDDTPAISIAALRTRARRMQRLHKDIGMIIVDYLQLLHGSARRDDNRVLEISEITRGLKALAKELNVPVMALSQLSRNVENREDKRPQLSDLRESGSIEQDADVVMFVYREEYYHAQNEPKRRDNESDDAFNNRHQRWQEQGEKVRNIAQIIIGKNRHGPTGTVAAHFDGRYTRFSDLEQRYDVPE, encoded by the coding sequence ATGTCCGAGAATCGCAACATCATCCCAGCCAGTTTCCGCCCTCCCGTTGCCGGGAGCGGTTTCGACAATCTTCGCCGCCCGCCCAACAATCTGGAGGTGGAACAGGCGCTGCTGGGCGCGATTTTGATGAACAACGCCGCCTATGAAAAAGTCGGCGAGATGCTGCGCCCGGAGCATTTCTACGATCCGGCCCATTCCCGGATTTACGCGGCGGTCGAAACGCTCATCAGCCGGGGGCAGATCGCCGATCCGCGCACATTACGCGGCATGTTCGACAACGACCCCGCTTTGACCGCCGTCGGCGGCGGCAATTACCTGGCCGATCTGGTGACCAGCGTCGTCACCATCATCAACGCCGAGAATTACGCGCAGCTGATCTATGAGCTTTATCTGCGGCGGCAGCTGATCGGCCTCGGCGAAGATGTCGTCAATAACGCCTATGACCAGAATGTCGAGCAGCGCGCGTCTGACCAGATAGAATCCGCCGAGCAAAAACTGTTTCAGCTTTCGCAGACCGGCGAGGCGAAGCGCAGCTATGTCGATCTCAATACGTCGCTGTCGTCCTCGATCCGGCAGGCGGAGATCGCGTTCCGGCGCGACAGCCATATCACCGGCGTCACCACCGGCCTGCGCGATCTCGATTACAAGCTCGCCGGGCTGCATAAATCCGATCTCATCATTCTGGCCGGACGGCCCGCGATGGGCAAGACCGCGCTGGCGACCAATATCGGAATCGCCGCCGCCAAGGCGATGCGGGAAAGCGGCGGCAAGGACGGCGCGGGCGTCGCGTTCTTCTCGCTGGAAATGTCGTCGGAGCAGGTGGCGATGCGCCTGCTCGCCGAACATACCGGCATTCCGTCGAACGAAATCCGTGCCGGGCGGTTTCAGGCGGACGATTTCACCAAATTCATGGAGGCCTCGCAGCGGCTGTCCAACATGTCTTTCTATATCGACGACACCCCTGCCATATCGATCGCGGCGCTTCGCACCCGCGCCCGCCGGATGCAAAGGCTCCATAAGGATATCGGCATGATCATCGTCGATTACCTGCAATTGCTGCATGGCTCGGCGCGGCGCGACGATAACCGCGTGCTGGAAATTTCCGAAATCACGCGCGGCCTCAAGGCGCTGGCGAAGGAGCTGAACGTGCCGGTCATGGCGCTGTCGCAGCTTTCGCGCAACGTCGAGAACCGCGAGGACAAGCGCCCGCAGCTTTCGGACTTGCGCGAATCCGGCTCTATCGAGCAGGATGCCGACGTGGTGATGTTCGTCTATCGCGAAGAATATTATCACGCGCAGAACGAGCCGAAGCGGCGCGACAATGAAAGCGACGACGCCTTCAACAATCGTCACCAGCGCTGGCAGGAGCAGGGCGAAAAAGTCCGCAACATCGCCCAGATCATCATCGGCAAGAACCGCCATGGCCCCACCGGCACCGTCGCGGCGCATTTCGACGGCCGCTACACGCGCTTCTCCGATCTCGAACAGCGGTATGACGTGCCGGAGTGA
- the alr gene encoding alanine racemase — MTPETGILTIDLAAVAANYRLLAEKAPGKQIAASIKADAYGLGMTRVAPVLAEAGCGFFYVANMAEALPLRAIQPEAKIAVLHGLEAGDWDTVSRNRLIPVLPHLGAIRAWRDAALERQVTAPVIIFLDTGMNRLGLGPDDVAQLLDHPEWLTGLKIEFWLSHLACSDEPENPMNAAQLAALTQYLIKLPAAPLSFANSGGIFLGAQYHFDQVRPGAALYGLNPTPDQPNPMRPVVRLEAPILQVRDVVPGMTAGYGATWRSKRLGKLAVLPVGYADGLMRSLSNRGHVSFGGHLAPVAGRVSMDLVTVDVTGVPEPLRQIGAMGELIGAAREVETVAREAGTIGYEILTSLGSRYKRVYKE, encoded by the coding sequence ATGACCCCCGAAACCGGCATCCTGACTATCGACCTCGCCGCCGTCGCGGCGAATTACCGGCTGCTGGCTGAAAAAGCGCCGGGCAAGCAGATCGCCGCCTCCATCAAGGCCGACGCTTACGGCCTTGGCATGACTCGCGTCGCGCCTGTCCTCGCGGAAGCCGGCTGCGGGTTCTTCTATGTCGCCAACATGGCCGAGGCGCTGCCATTGCGCGCAATTCAGCCCGAGGCAAAAATCGCCGTGCTGCACGGGCTGGAGGCCGGTGATTGGGATACCGTGAGCCGCAACCGGCTGATCCCCGTCCTGCCCCATCTCGGCGCGATCCGCGCATGGCGCGACGCGGCGCTGGAGCGGCAGGTCACGGCGCCGGTCATCATCTTTCTCGATACCGGCATGAACCGGCTTGGGCTTGGCCCCGACGATGTCGCGCAGCTTCTCGACCATCCCGAATGGCTGACCGGGCTTAAGATCGAATTTTGGTTAAGCCACCTCGCATGTTCCGACGAGCCGGAAAATCCCATGAACGCGGCCCAGCTTGCCGCCCTGACGCAATATCTTATCAAGCTGCCCGCCGCGCCGCTCAGTTTCGCCAATTCCGGCGGCATATTTCTCGGCGCGCAATACCATTTCGACCAGGTTCGCCCCGGCGCGGCGCTCTACGGCCTCAATCCCACGCCCGATCAGCCCAACCCCATGCGCCCCGTGGTTCGGCTCGAAGCGCCGATTCTCCAAGTCCGCGACGTGGTGCCGGGCATGACCGCCGGTTATGGCGCGACCTGGCGCAGCAAACGGCTTGGCAAACTGGCCGTCTTGCCTGTAGGTTACGCCGATGGTTTAATGCGCTCATTGAGCAATCGGGGACATGTTTCCTTCGGCGGTCATCTGGCGCCGGTTGCCGGGCGGGTATCGATGGATCTTGTCACGGTTGATGTCACCGGCGTGCCGGAGCCGCTGCGCCAGATCGGCGCGATGGGCGAGTTGATCGGCGCGGCGCGCGAAGTCGAGACGGTGGCGCGCGAAGCCGGTACGATCGGGTACGAAATCCTGACGAGTCTGGGTTCTCGTTATAAGCGGGTTTACAAGGAATGA
- a CDS encoding ABC transporter permease, whose protein sequence is MMTFTNNPLALLGRSSVEFLQSTGRFGAFLAVSVSHVLRPPYHGRQIVRQLIDIGYYSLPVVGLTTLFAGMVLALQSYTGFARFNAESAIANVVVLSITRELGPVMAGLMVAGRIGAAIAAEIGTMRVTEQIDALSTLSANPHKYLIAPRLIAGTLMLPLLVLVGDIIGVFGGFLVSVYRLDFNAATYLRQSWDFVEFMDVFSGLVKAAVFGFIITLMGCYHGFNSRGGAQGVGAATTNAVVSASIMILIANYILTGVFFSK, encoded by the coding sequence ATGATGACATTCACGAATAATCCCCTCGCGCTGCTCGGTCGCAGCTCCGTCGAATTCCTTCAATCGACCGGACGGTTCGGCGCTTTTCTGGCCGTATCCGTCAGCCATGTGCTGCGCCCGCCCTATCATGGGCGGCAGATTGTCCGGCAGCTCATCGATATCGGCTATTATTCCCTGCCCGTGGTGGGATTAACGACCCTGTTCGCGGGCATGGTGCTTGCGCTGCAAAGCTATACCGGCTTCGCGCGCTTCAATGCCGAAAGCGCGATCGCCAATGTCGTGGTGCTTTCCATCACGCGCGAGCTTGGGCCGGTCATGGCCGGGCTGATGGTGGCGGGCCGGATCGGCGCGGCCATCGCCGCCGAGATCGGCACGATGCGCGTCACCGAACAGATCGACGCGCTGTCCACACTCTCGGCCAATCCGCACAAATATCTGATCGCGCCGCGCCTGATCGCCGGAACCCTGATGCTGCCCCTGCTGGTGCTGGTCGGCGACATCATCGGCGTCTTCGGCGGCTTTCTGGTCAGCGTGTACCGCCTCGATTTCAATGCCGCCACCTATCTGCGCCAAAGCTGGGATTTCGTGGAATTCATGGATGTGTTCTCCGGCCTGGTCAAAGCGGCGGTGTTCGGCTTCATCATCACGCTGATGGGCTGCTATCATGGATTCAACTCGCGCGGCGGGGCGCAAGGCGTCGGCGCGGCGACCACGAACGCCGTGGTTTCCGCCTCGATCATGATCCTGATCGCCAACTATATCCTCACCGGCGTATTCTTTTCCAAATAG
- a CDS encoding ATP-binding cassette domain-containing protein, with protein sequence MNAASPKIELKDVKKSFGSKKVLNGIDLAVAPGESLVIIGGSGTGKSVTLKCILGLLRPDSGSIAVDGEKTTRLFGKARDKHMSKFGMLFQGSALFDSLRVWENVAFKLVQEQRVKGQEAHDLAVEKLAAVGLGAEVADLFPAELSGGMQKRVALARAIASKPEIIFFDEPTTGLDPIMADVINDLIVKCVRDLGATALSITHDMASARKIADRIAMLYEGKIIWQGPRSEIDNSGNEYVDQFIHGRADGPIKMQVKRL encoded by the coding sequence ATGAACGCAGCATCGCCAAAAATAGAACTCAAGGATGTCAAAAAATCCTTCGGCTCCAAAAAGGTGCTGAACGGCATCGATCTTGCCGTGGCGCCCGGCGAGTCTCTCGTCATCATCGGCGGCTCGGGCACCGGAAAATCGGTCACGCTGAAATGCATCCTCGGCCTCCTGCGCCCCGATAGCGGCAGCATCGCCGTCGACGGCGAGAAGACGACACGGCTTTTCGGCAAGGCGCGAGACAAGCATATGAGCAAATTCGGCATGCTGTTCCAGGGATCGGCGCTGTTCGACTCCCTGCGCGTATGGGAGAATGTCGCCTTCAAGCTGGTCCAGGAACAGCGCGTGAAGGGCCAGGAAGCTCACGATCTCGCCGTCGAGAAACTGGCCGCCGTCGGCCTCGGCGCGGAAGTCGCCGACCTGTTTCCCGCCGAACTTTCCGGCGGCATGCAAAAGCGCGTGGCGCTCGCGAGAGCCATCGCGTCGAAGCCGGAGATTATCTTCTTCGACGAGCCGACCACCGGCCTCGACCCGATCATGGCCGATGTCATCAACGACCTGATTGTCAAATGCGTGCGCGACCTCGGCGCGACTGCCTTGTCGATCACCCATGACATGGCCAGCGCCCGCAAAATCGCCGACCGCATCGCCATGCTCTATGAGGGCAAAATCATCTGGCAGGGGCCGCGCTCGGAAATCGACAATTCCGGCAATGAATATGTCGATCAATTCATTCACGGCCGCGCCGACGGGCCGATTAAGATGCAGGTCAAGAGACTGTAA
- a CDS encoding sterol desaturase family protein: protein MNAILEFAAAFFLSTFFSYWMHRLAHVHKPWNPLWINHKPHHQIKYDEHTPVMVYDWREFIFWFGTWKQTLDVWITDTIPTILAACIIGGAGWYILAFHYFYHVFLSGGLLEHNVKIKGPITRILACGQFHMQHHRKFDRNFGFVIGLWDYVFRTYDLGYMQQGKARPVHAEPLWQSGTNRLWQRLGICHPSAYLDV, encoded by the coding sequence GTGAACGCCATCCTCGAATTTGCGGCGGCATTCTTTTTATCGACGTTTTTCAGCTATTGGATGCACCGGCTGGCGCATGTCCATAAGCCGTGGAATCCCTTGTGGATCAACCATAAGCCTCATCACCAGATCAAATACGACGAACACACGCCGGTCATGGTCTATGACTGGAGAGAGTTCATATTCTGGTTCGGAACCTGGAAACAGACGCTGGATGTCTGGATCACCGATACGATTCCGACCATCCTGGCGGCATGCATCATCGGCGGCGCGGGCTGGTATATTCTGGCGTTTCATTATTTCTATCATGTTTTTCTGTCCGGCGGATTGCTGGAGCATAACGTGAAGATCAAGGGGCCGATCACCAGGATTTTGGCCTGCGGCCAGTTCCATATGCAGCATCACAGAAAGTTCGACCGTAATTTCGGTTTTGTCATCGGCCTGTGGGATTATGTTTTCCGGACTTATGACCTTGGCTATATGCAGCAGGGAAAGGCGCGGCCGGTCCATGCCGAACCATTATGGCAATCCGGAACAAACCGGCTATGGCAGCGCCTGGGCATATGCCATCCCTCAGCTTATCTGGACGTATGA
- a CDS encoding RNA methyltransferase, protein MRGYFGIGVEGISKSGNLGNLVRSAHAFGASFFFTINAAINQNELNGTDTSHAGGHMPFYKYADLNTFALPQDCSLVGVELIENSVDLPRFRHPLCAAYVLGPEMGSLSPELVARCDFTVKIPMKFCINVGVAGAIVMYDRLVSLGGFPARPARPGGEPTPIGQRKRRQ, encoded by the coding sequence ATGCGCGGTTATTTCGGAATAGGCGTCGAAGGCATCAGCAAATCGGGCAATCTGGGCAATCTGGTGCGCTCGGCCCATGCCTTCGGCGCGAGCTTTTTCTTTACCATTAACGCTGCGATTAACCAGAATGAGCTGAACGGAACCGACACTTCCCACGCCGGGGGTCATATGCCGTTTTATAAATACGCCGATTTAAACACATTTGCCCTGCCCCAGGATTGCAGCCTCGTGGGCGTGGAATTGATCGAGAACTCCGTCGATCTGCCGCGCTTCCGGCATCCGCTATGCGCCGCTTACGTGCTGGGGCCGGAGATGGGGAGCCTGTCGCCCGAACTCGTGGCCCGCTGCGATTTCACGGTCAAAATCCCGATGAAATTCTGCATCAATGTCGGCGTCGCGGGCGCGATCGTCATGTATGACCGGCTGGTAAGCCTCGGTGGATTTCCCGCCAGACCGGCGCGTCCGGGCGGCGAGCCGACACCCATCGGGCAGCGCAAACGGCGGCAATAA
- the fliP gene encoding flagellar type III secretion system pore protein FliP (The bacterial flagellar biogenesis protein FliP forms a type III secretion system (T3SS)-type pore required for flagellar assembly.), which translates to MSHGTKSMQRLTIGLAGLALALLVAFCASPALAQSITIDAGNGGPGGASGRIIQLMLLVTVLSLAPSILIMVTCFTRIIVVLGFLRNAMGTASSPPNVVLVSLTLFMTLFVMQPVFQKAWEDGVQPYMDNALEEKAAFEKAVAPFHGFMLRHTREKDLQLFMDLGKIKPPAEAKDTPLHVLIPAFMISELRRAFEIGFLLFLPFLIIDMVIASILMSMGMMMLPPTQISLPFKIIFFVLVDGWYLVIGSLVQSYGGG; encoded by the coding sequence ATGAGCCACGGCACAAAATCCATGCAGCGTTTGACCATCGGCCTCGCGGGACTGGCGCTGGCGCTCTTGGTCGCATTCTGCGCCTCTCCGGCATTGGCGCAAAGCATCACCATCGATGCCGGAAACGGCGGGCCCGGCGGCGCTTCCGGGCGCATCATCCAGCTCATGCTGCTGGTCACGGTGCTGTCGCTGGCGCCGTCGATCCTTATCATGGTCACATGCTTCACGCGGATCATCGTGGTGCTTGGGTTTCTTCGCAACGCGATGGGAACCGCCTCGTCGCCGCCTAACGTCGTGCTGGTCAGCCTGACGCTGTTCATGACCCTGTTCGTGATGCAGCCGGTATTCCAGAAGGCGTGGGAAGACGGCGTTCAGCCCTATATGGACAACGCGCTGGAAGAAAAGGCGGCTTTCGAGAAAGCCGTGGCCCCGTTCCACGGCTTCATGCTGCGGCATACGCGCGAGAAAGACCTTCAGCTTTTCATGGACCTCGGCAAGATCAAGCCCCCGGCGGAAGCCAAGGACACGCCTCTGCACGTGCTCATTCCCGCCTTCATGATTTCCGAATTGCGCCGCGCGTTCGAGATCGGATTCCTGCTGTTCCTGCCGTTCCTGATTATCGACATGGTCATCGCCTCGATCCTGATGTCGATGGGCATGATGATGCTGCCGCCGACGCAGATATCCCTGCCGTTCAAGATCATCTTCTTCGTGTTGGTGGATGGCTGGTATCTGGTGATCGGCAGTTTGGTGCAGAGCTACGGCGGCGGGTAG
- a CDS encoding flagellar biosynthetic protein FliO: MTQIDYIQAIVALLFVLCLIWLLAFGVKRYAPGTFVAGRQRRLQIVESLPLGGRHRAVLLRCESRQHLLVVSEDRATLIDRDVTASEKGPSS, encoded by the coding sequence ATGACCCAGATCGATTACATCCAGGCCATCGTCGCCCTTCTTTTCGTTCTTTGCCTGATCTGGCTTCTCGCTTTCGGGGTCAAGCGCTACGCGCCGGGCACGTTCGTCGCGGGCCGCCAGCGCCGGCTGCAGATCGTCGAAAGCCTGCCGCTCGGCGGGCGCCATCGCGCCGTGCTGTTGCGCTGTGAAAGCCGCCAGCACCTGCTGGTCGTGAGTGAAGACCGGGCGACATTGATCGACCGCGATGTAACGGCTTCGGAAAAAGGGCCATCGTCATGA
- a CDS encoding EscU/YscU/HrcU family type III secretion system export apparatus switch protein, producing the protein MSSESKTGSEPKSPADQVAVAISHDGRAGGLPKIVASGRGKLAEQILELAFQNGVRVREDADLAEILATLDIDSDIPGEAIVAVAEILARVYAANQAIDKIPPAPGDAS; encoded by the coding sequence ATGTCCAGCGAATCAAAAACCGGCTCAGAACCTAAATCCCCCGCCGATCAAGTCGCGGTTGCCATAAGCCATGACGGGCGGGCGGGCGGGCTGCCGAAAATCGTCGCCTCGGGACGCGGCAAGCTTGCCGAACAGATTCTCGAACTAGCCTTCCAGAATGGCGTGCGCGTCCGCGAGGATGCCGATCTCGCCGAGATTCTGGCCACCCTCGATATCGACAGCGACATACCCGGCGAGGCGATCGTCGCGGTTGCGGAGATTCTCGCGCGGGTCTATGCAGCCAATCAGGCTATCGATAAAATTCCTCCTGCCCCGGGCGACGCATCATGA
- the purF gene encoding amidophosphoribosyltransferase: MTPDLANDFTTNPFADDKLREECGIFGIKGKESAATMVALGLHALQHRGQEAAGIVSSDGEHFNAHHAMGHVGETFNQPSIIDRLAGHSAVGHVRYATSGETALRNVQPFFTDFAFGGFAIAHNGNITNAYTLRGQLVREGRLFRSTSDTEVILHLMAKVASGGPVERLTAALKQIEGAYSLVCLAKNIMIGVRDPYGVRPLVLGRIDQSWVLASETCALDIIGAEFIRDVKPGELVTIRNGEMHSSFPFAPVPRRFCIFEYIYFARPDSTLEGQSVYEMRKQIGIELAKESPIEADIVVPVPDSGVPSAIGYAQQSGLPFDLGIIRNHYVGRTFIQPTERIRHLGVKLKHNANRRFIDGKRVVLVDDSIVRGTTSIKIVEMLRHAGAKEVHVRISSPPTKHSCFYGVDTPEKEKLLAHNYTVEQMAKLIGADSLAFISLEGLYRAVGETGRNAALPQYCDACFSGDYPISLTDMDSSIGQGQISVLRAQTSG; encoded by the coding sequence ATGACACCTGATCTTGCAAACGATTTCACGACCAACCCATTCGCGGACGACAAGCTGCGCGAGGAGTGCGGAATCTTCGGCATTAAAGGCAAGGAAAGCGCCGCCACGATGGTGGCGCTCGGCTTGCATGCCTTGCAGCATCGCGGCCAGGAGGCCGCGGGCATCGTTTCCAGCGACGGCGAGCATTTCAACGCTCATCATGCGATGGGTCATGTCGGCGAGACCTTCAACCAGCCCAGCATCATCGACCGGCTGGCGGGCCATTCCGCCGTCGGCCATGTTCGCTACGCCACCAGCGGCGAAACCGCGCTGCGCAACGTGCAGCCTTTCTTCACCGATTTCGCCTTCGGCGGCTTCGCGATAGCCCATAACGGCAACATCACCAACGCTTACACGTTGCGCGGCCAGCTGGTGCGCGAAGGGCGGCTGTTCCGCTCCACCTCGGACACCGAAGTCATCCTGCATCTCATGGCCAAGGTCGCCAGCGGCGGCCCGGTTGAACGGCTGACGGCGGCGCTCAAGCAGATCGAGGGCGCGTACTCGCTTGTCTGCCTTGCCAAGAATATCATGATCGGCGTGCGCGATCCGTACGGCGTGCGTCCGCTGGTGCTGGGGCGCATCGACCAGTCATGGGTGCTGGCGAGCGAGACTTGCGCGCTCGATATCATCGGCGCGGAATTCATCCGCGACGTGAAGCCCGGCGAGCTGGTCACGATCCGCAACGGCGAAATGCACAGTTCGTTTCCCTTCGCGCCGGTGCCGCGCCGCTTCTGCATCTTCGAGTATATCTATTTCGCCCGTCCCGACAGCACGCTCGAAGGACAGTCGGTCTATGAAATGCGCAAGCAGATCGGCATCGAGCTTGCCAAGGAATCCCCCATCGAAGCCGATATCGTCGTTCCGGTTCCGGATTCCGGCGTGCCGTCGGCCATCGGCTACGCGCAGCAAAGCGGATTGCCTTTCGACCTCGGCATCATCCGCAACCATTATGTCGGACGCACTTTCATCCAGCCGACCGAGCGCATCCGCCATCTGGGCGTCAAGCTGAAGCATAACGCGAACCGCCGCTTCATCGACGGCAAGCGCGTCGTTTTGGTCGACGACTCGATCGTGCGCGGCACGACCTCGATCAAGATCGTCGAGATGCTGCGCCATGCGGGCGCGAAAGAAGTCCATGTCCGCATCAGCAGCCCGCCTACCAAGCATAGCTGCTTCTACGGCGTCGATACGCCGGAGAAAGAGAAGCTGCTCGCCCACAATTACACGGTCGAGCAAATGGCCAAGCTGATCGGCGCGGACAGCCTCGCCTTCATCTCGCTGGAGGGGCTGTACCGCGCGGTGGGCGAAACCGGACGCAACGCCGCCCTGCCGCAATATTGCGACGCCTGTTTCAGCGGCGACTATCCGATCTCCCTTACCGACATGGATTCCTCCATCGGCCAGGGCCAGATTTCCGTGCTGCGCGCGCAGACCAGCGGGTAG
- a CDS encoding CvpA family protein gives MEHTTELAQQAHATNWIDIGVLALLLISGIFAMMRGFVKEAFVLIGWVGAMYASMHLFPTVQPWMREQFKNKMTADAVAYFSIFIATLIILLPITSFIISKIQGTALTAIDRSLGFVFGVLRGLLIASLIFLMAQQFWEKPEEAPKAVQEAKTLPLLEAGAQIIKDMIPESKRKDGVESEKDERVDKAEQFLKNLTTPTPELNKTQPAYDKKEQKKLDELIEQKSRP, from the coding sequence ATGGAACATACGACCGAACTCGCGCAACAGGCGCACGCGACCAACTGGATCGATATCGGCGTTCTCGCCCTTTTGCTGATCTCCGGAATCTTCGCGATGATGCGCGGCTTCGTGAAGGAAGCTTTCGTGCTGATCGGCTGGGTCGGCGCGATGTACGCCTCCATGCATCTGTTTCCGACCGTGCAGCCCTGGATGCGCGAACAGTTCAAGAATAAGATGACCGCCGACGCGGTGGCTTATTTCAGTATTTTCATCGCGACCTTGATTATCCTTCTTCCCATCACCAGTTTCATTATCAGCAAGATTCAGGGAACGGCGCTTACGGCCATCGACCGCTCGCTCGGCTTTGTCTTCGGCGTGCTGCGCGGGCTGCTGATCGCCAGCCTTATCTTCCTGATGGCCCAGCAATTCTGGGAAAAGCCCGAGGAGGCCCCCAAAGCCGTGCAGGAGGCTAAAACGCTGCCGCTGCTCGAAGCAGGAGCGCAGATTATCAAGGACATGATCCCGGAATCGAAGCGCAAGGATGGCGTCGAGAGCGAAAAGGACGAACGGGTGGATAAAGCGGAGCAATTCCTGAAGAATCTCACGACGCCGACGCCGGAGCTGAACAAGACCCAGCCGGCTTACGACAAAAAGGAACAGAAAAAGCTCGATGAATTGATCGAGCAGAAATCGCGGCCATGA